From the genome of Miscanthus floridulus cultivar M001 chromosome 10, ASM1932011v1, whole genome shotgun sequence, one region includes:
- the LOC136484834 gene encoding protein VERNALIZATION 3-like: MFNMSRDPLVVGHVVGDIVDPFITTASLRVFYNNKEMTNGSELKPSQVMNEPRVHITGRDMRTLYTLVMVDPDAPSPSNPTKRENLHWLVTDIPETTDASFGNEIVPYESPRPIAGIHRFAFVLFRQSVRQTTYAPGWRSNFNTRDFAAIYNLGSPVAAVYFNCQRENGCGGRRYIR, encoded by the exons ATGTTCAATATGTCTAGGGACCCATTGGTCGTCGGGCATGTTGTGGGGGATATTGTGGATCCCTTCATCACAACTGCGTCACTGAGGGTGTTCTACAACAATAAGGAGATGACAAATGGTTCTGAGCTTAAGCCATCTCAAGTGATGAATGAGCCAAGGGTCCACATCACTGGGCGTGACATGAGGACTCTCTACACACTT GTCATGGTGGACCCAGATGCACCAAGCCCCAGTAACCCTACTAAAAGAGAGAACCTTCACTG GTTGGTGACAGACATTCCGGAGACAACTGATGCCAGTTTCG GGAATGAGATAGTTCCTTATGAGAGCCCACGTCCAATTGCCGGAATCCATCGCTTTGCATTCGTCCTGTTCAGGCAGTCAGTCAGGCAGACTACCTATGCGCCGGGGTGGAGATCAAACTTTAACACCAGGGACTTCGCAGCCATCTACAACCTTGGCTCCCCTGTCGCTGCAGTGTACTTCAACTGCCAGAGAGAGAACGGCTGTGGTGGAAGAAGGTACATAAGGTGA